One window of Rhizobium leguminosarum genomic DNA carries:
- a CDS encoding transglycosylase SLT domain-containing protein translates to MRTRIVLTAVGLALLAGCATAPKQTRNICAVFDERDGLFSSWQRAAERAEKKYGVPVPILMATMYTESGFQPYARPPRTKLFGFIPWTRPSTAYGYSQALDGTWDHYQSQTGNWTARRANFADAIDFIGWYHAQNSAETGIPLNDAYNLYLAYYSGPTGYKRGDWRSNGQLQQTAQKFARMAGTYQRQLQECD, encoded by the coding sequence ATGCGTACTCGCATCGTTCTGACCGCCGTGGGTCTCGCGCTGCTTGCCGGCTGCGCGACGGCACCGAAGCAGACGAGGAACATCTGTGCCGTCTTCGACGAGCGCGACGGGCTCTTCTCCAGCTGGCAAAGAGCGGCCGAGCGGGCGGAGAAGAAATACGGTGTGCCGGTGCCGATCCTGATGGCGACGATGTATACCGAATCCGGCTTCCAGCCCTATGCCCGGCCGCCGCGTACCAAGCTGTTCGGCTTCATTCCCTGGACCCGGCCCTCGACCGCCTATGGTTATTCGCAGGCGCTCGACGGGACATGGGATCACTATCAGTCGCAGACCGGGAACTGGACAGCGCGGCGGGCAAACTTCGCCGACGCCATCGATTTCATCGGCTGGTATCACGCCCAGAACAGCGCGGAGACCGGCATTCCGCTGAACGACGCCTATAATCTCTATCTCGCCTATTATTCCGGCCCGACGGGGTACAAACGCGGTGACTGGCGCTCGAACGGACAATTGCAGCAGACGGCGCAGAAGTTCGCGCGGATGGCCGGGACGTATCAGCGGCAGTTGCAGGAGTGTGATTGA
- the pdeM gene encoding ligase-associated DNA damage response endonuclease PdeM, producing MINRLALARDISGQTAMPGIETSVHGIAAVCDPLGALYLPDAGLLVVSDLHLEKGAAFARRGMMLPPYDTLATLTVLAAVISRYDPKVVVSLGDNFHDRIGSAHLPENFRALIVAMARGREWIWVNGNHDPDGVVDLPGASVDEMRYAGLTFRHEPRSGLQSGEIAGHLHPSATVRRREKSIRRPCFATDGARLLMPAFGVMSGGLDLGHQAMKGLFDTSSLMAHLLGRDRIYSVRYGNLRG from the coding sequence GTGATCAACCGCCTGGCGCTTGCGCGCGACATATCGGGACAGACCGCGATGCCGGGGATCGAGACATCGGTCCATGGCATTGCCGCCGTCTGCGATCCGCTCGGCGCGCTTTATCTGCCGGATGCCGGCCTGCTCGTTGTCTCCGACCTGCATCTGGAAAAAGGCGCAGCCTTCGCCCGCCGCGGCATGATGCTGCCGCCTTATGATACGCTGGCGACACTGACCGTGCTTGCCGCCGTCATTTCTCGCTATGATCCGAAGGTCGTCGTCTCGCTCGGCGACAATTTCCACGACCGCATCGGTTCGGCGCATCTGCCGGAGAATTTCCGGGCGCTGATCGTCGCCATGGCCCGCGGCCGCGAATGGATCTGGGTCAATGGCAATCATGATCCCGACGGCGTCGTCGATCTGCCCGGCGCCTCGGTCGACGAGATGCGGTATGCCGGCCTGACCTTCCGCCACGAGCCGCGGAGCGGCTTGCAGAGCGGCGAAATCGCCGGCCACCTGCACCCGTCGGCAACCGTGCGCCGCCGCGAAAAATCCATCCGCCGCCCCTGTTTTGCCACCGACGGCGCCCGCCTCCTGATGCCCGCCTTCGGCGTCATGAGCGGCGGTCTGGATCTCGGCCATCAGGCGATGAAGGGCCTGTTCGACACATCGTCGCTGATGGCGCATCTGCTGGGGCGGGATCGGATCTATTCGGTCAGATACGGGAATTTGCGAGGGTAG
- a CDS encoding ligase-associated DNA damage response DEXH box helicase has translation MNQIDAQARALLPAAFTRWFAEKGWRPRTHQLELLARAEAGESTLLIAPTGAGKTLAGFLPSLTDLTRRGRIPPGSAFTGIHTLYVSPLKALAIDIERNLMKPVEEMGLPVTVENRTGDTPNAKRQRQKLNPPDILLTTPEQVALLLANREAERFFKDLKYVVLDELHSLVTSKRGHMLSLGLARLRRLAPGLQTIGLSATVAEPMDLQKWLVAQQEGTGQEGREHHAGLVVVEGGAKPDISILSTEERIPWAGHSARYAIPDVYNKLVEHKTTLLFVNTRSQAEMLFQALWTINDDNLPIALHHGSLDVAQRRKVEAAMAENRLRAVVATSTLDLGIDWGDVDLVVHVGAPKGASRLAQRIGRANHRMDEPSKAILVPANRFEVMECQAALDANYIGAQDTPPVGRGALDVLAQHVLGMACAEPFDMLELYDEIISASPYADLTWETFERIVDFVATGGYALRTYERYARIRKTKEGRWRVSNPAVAQQYRLNLGTIVESPMLNIRMVKRGEGGRIGRGGATLGKVEEYFLEQLSPGDTFVFSGKVLRFEGIRENECLASQAFSLDPKIPSYNGGKFPLSTYLAEQVRAMIADPDRWRHLPDQVRDWLSLQNDKSMLPKRDEFLIETFPRGSRGYMVAYPFEGRLAHQTLGMLLTRRLERAGAKPLGFVATDYSLAVWGLEDIGLMIGNGRLSLSDLFDEDMLGDDLEAWLDESFLLKRTFRNCAVIAGLIERRHPGKEKSGRQITVSADLIYDVLRSHEPDHILLQATRQDAATGLLDIGRLGDMLRRISGHITHRALDHISPLAVPVMLEIGREAVPGEAHDALLAEAADDLIAEALA, from the coding sequence GTGAACCAGATCGATGCCCAAGCCCGCGCTTTGCTGCCTGCCGCCTTTACCCGCTGGTTTGCGGAAAAAGGCTGGCGGCCGCGCACCCATCAGTTGGAGCTGCTTGCCCGCGCCGAGGCCGGTGAAAGCACGCTGCTGATTGCGCCCACGGGCGCCGGCAAGACGCTTGCCGGCTTTCTGCCGTCGCTTACCGATCTCACCCGCCGCGGCAGGATCCCGCCCGGCTCCGCCTTCACCGGTATCCACACGCTCTATGTCTCGCCGCTGAAGGCGCTTGCCATCGATATCGAGCGCAACCTGATGAAGCCGGTCGAGGAGATGGGCCTGCCGGTCACCGTCGAAAACCGCACCGGCGATACGCCCAATGCCAAGCGCCAGCGCCAGAAGCTCAACCCGCCGGATATTCTGCTGACGACGCCGGAACAGGTCGCCCTGCTTCTCGCCAACCGCGAGGCCGAGCGCTTCTTCAAGGACCTGAAATATGTCGTGCTCGACGAGTTGCATTCGCTCGTCACCTCCAAGCGCGGCCATATGCTGTCGCTCGGCCTTGCCCGCCTGCGCCGCCTTGCCCCCGGCCTCCAGACCATCGGCCTGTCGGCGACCGTCGCCGAGCCGATGGATCTGCAGAAATGGCTGGTTGCCCAACAGGAGGGCACCGGGCAGGAGGGCAGAGAACATCATGCCGGTCTCGTCGTCGTCGAAGGCGGCGCCAAGCCGGATATCTCGATCCTGTCGACCGAAGAGCGCATTCCCTGGGCCGGCCATTCCGCCCGCTATGCCATTCCCGACGTCTACAACAAGCTCGTCGAACACAAAACGACGCTGCTGTTCGTCAACACCCGCAGCCAGGCGGAAATGCTGTTCCAGGCGCTCTGGACGATCAATGACGACAATCTGCCGATCGCTCTCCATCACGGCTCGCTCGATGTCGCCCAGCGCCGCAAGGTCGAGGCGGCGATGGCCGAAAACCGGCTGCGCGCCGTCGTCGCCACCTCCACCCTCGATCTCGGCATCGACTGGGGCGATGTCGATCTCGTCGTCCATGTCGGCGCGCCGAAGGGCGCCTCGCGGCTTGCCCAGCGCATCGGCCGCGCCAATCACCGCATGGACGAGCCGTCGAAGGCGATCCTGGTGCCGGCCAACCGTTTCGAGGTGATGGAGTGTCAGGCGGCCCTCGACGCCAATTATATCGGTGCCCAGGACACCCCGCCGGTCGGCCGCGGCGCGCTCGACGTGCTCGCCCAGCACGTGCTCGGCATGGCCTGCGCCGAACCTTTCGACATGCTGGAACTCTACGATGAGATCATCAGCGCCTCGCCCTATGCCGATCTGACCTGGGAAACCTTCGAGCGCATCGTCGATTTCGTCGCGACCGGCGGTTATGCGCTCCGGACCTACGAGCGTTATGCCCGCATCCGCAAGACCAAGGAGGGCCGCTGGCGCGTTTCCAATCCTGCCGTCGCCCAGCAATACCGCCTCAATCTCGGCACCATCGTCGAAAGCCCGATGCTGAATATCCGCATGGTCAAGCGCGGCGAGGGCGGCAGGATCGGCCGCGGCGGCGCCACGCTTGGAAAGGTCGAGGAATATTTCCTCGAGCAATTGTCGCCGGGCGATACTTTCGTCTTCTCCGGCAAGGTGCTGCGCTTCGAGGGCATTCGCGAAAACGAATGCCTGGCATCGCAGGCCTTTTCGCTCGATCCGAAGATCCCCTCCTACAATGGCGGCAAGTTTCCGCTGTCGACCTATCTCGCCGAACAGGTGCGGGCGATGATCGCCGATCCCGACCGCTGGCGCCACCTGCCGGATCAGGTGCGCGACTGGCTGTCGCTGCAGAACGACAAGTCGATGCTGCCGAAGCGCGACGAGTTCCTGATCGAAACCTTCCCGCGCGGCAGCCGCGGTTATATGGTCGCCTATCCCTTCGAAGGCCGTCTCGCCCACCAGACGCTCGGCATGCTGCTCACCCGCCGGCTGGAGCGGGCCGGCGCCAAGCCACTCGGCTTCGTTGCCACCGATTATTCGCTGGCCGTCTGGGGCCTCGAGGATATCGGGCTGATGATCGGCAATGGCAGGCTCAGCCTCTCCGACCTCTTCGATGAGGATATGCTTGGCGACGATCTCGAAGCCTGGCTCGACGAATCCTTCCTGTTGAAGCGCACCTTCCGCAATTGCGCCGTGATTGCAGGCTTGATCGAGCGCCGTCATCCGGGCAAGGAAAAGAGCGGCCGCCAGATCACCGTCTCGGCCGATCTGATCTACGACGTGCTGCGCAGCCACGAGCCGGATCACATCCTGCTGCAGGCGACGCGGCAGGATGCGGCGACGGGACTTTTGGATATTGGCCGTCTTGGCGATATGCTGAGGCGAATCAGCGGCCACATCACCCACCGCGCTCTCGACCATATTTCCCCGCTCGCCGTGCCGGTGATGCTGGAAATCGGCCGCGAAGCGGTGCCGGGCGAGGCCCATGATGCGCTGCTCGCCGAAGCGGCCGACGATCTGATCGCCGAAGCGCTGGCTTGA
- a CDS encoding YitT family protein, which translates to MASNAFAGLLNSSADRHSPFDDAQGIVAGSMLAVLGVSLLSGAGLLAGGTAGLAFLAHYATGISFGLCFFAVNLPFYYLAFRRLGLAFTIKTFAAIALTSVLSEFVPDFIGIAHVNPFAGALFGGLVIGAGMLALFRHRASLGGIGILALYIQDRFGWRAGFVQLGFDGIILALSFFVASPFIIACSVLGAVVLNLTIAINHRKDRYIAM; encoded by the coding sequence ATGGCATCCAACGCCTTCGCAGGCCTTCTGAATTCCAGCGCCGATCGCCACTCGCCGTTCGACGACGCCCAGGGCATCGTCGCCGGCAGCATGCTCGCCGTGCTTGGCGTCTCACTTCTCTCCGGCGCGGGGCTGCTGGCCGGCGGCACGGCGGGTCTTGCCTTCCTCGCCCATTATGCGACCGGGATCAGCTTCGGCCTTTGTTTCTTCGCGGTGAACCTGCCCTTCTATTATCTGGCCTTTCGCCGCCTGGGTCTTGCCTTCACCATCAAGACCTTTGCAGCCATCGCCCTGACATCGGTCCTGTCCGAATTCGTCCCGGATTTCATCGGCATTGCCCATGTCAATCCTTTCGCCGGGGCGCTCTTCGGCGGTCTTGTCATCGGCGCCGGCATGCTGGCGCTCTTCCGCCACCGCGCCAGCCTCGGCGGCATCGGCATTCTCGCCCTCTACATTCAGGATCGTTTCGGCTGGCGCGCCGGCTTCGTCCAGCTCGGCTTCGACGGCATCATCCTGGCGCTCTCTTTCTTCGTCGCCAGCCCCTTCATCATCGCCTGCTCCGTGCTCGGCGCGGTCGTGCTCAACCTCACGATTGCCATCAACCACCGCAAAGACCGCTATATCGCCATGTGA
- a CDS encoding RrF2 family transcriptional regulator, with translation MKMSDGVEQAIHSVAMLAGLSEGGVLSAAALAEFHGVSTSYLLKHLQALSGAGILNTVPGPKGGYRLAKAAEEISLLDILLAVEGPAPAFRCAEIRQRGPNPVADRFFATPCNISAAMLKAERVYRAELAKTSIADLGIELTALDDGSIAARGCAFLEIHERKTAR, from the coding sequence ATGAAGATGAGCGATGGGGTCGAGCAGGCCATTCACAGCGTCGCGATGCTTGCCGGCCTCTCCGAAGGCGGCGTGCTTTCGGCCGCAGCACTGGCGGAGTTCCACGGCGTCTCGACGAGCTATCTGCTGAAACATCTGCAGGCGCTGTCGGGCGCCGGCATCCTCAATACCGTGCCGGGGCCGAAGGGCGGGTATAGGCTGGCGAAGGCGGCCGAGGAGATCTCGCTGCTCGACATCCTGCTTGCAGTCGAGGGACCGGCGCCGGCTTTCCGCTGCGCCGAAATCCGCCAGCGCGGGCCGAACCCGGTTGCCGATCGTTTCTTCGCCACGCCCTGCAACATCAGCGCGGCGATGCTCAAAGCCGAACGGGTCTATCGCGCCGAACTTGCCAAGACCAGCATTGCCGACCTCGGCATCGAATTGACCGCTCTCGACGACGGATCGATCGCAGCCCGAGGCTGCGCCTTCCTGGAAATCCACGAACGCAAGACGGCTCGCTGA
- a CDS encoding IS110 family transposase: MTASYEYHIGVDYHKSYSHLVVQDSSGKTLRSGRVKNDRQSLGGFLERYRENSHAVVEATRNWMVMYDWLDDICDDVVLAHPLKVKAIADAKIKTDKIDATVLAHLLRADLVPEAWAPSERSRDLRVALRERMFYVRLRTMTKNRIVTVFDRYPEQTAQLKKLGDLFGKAGRVQLAQVNVSEIDRIQIDRGLAFIGDIDMRIKQSEATIRAMTKANANVKLLKTIPGIGEFFARLIDAEIDDISRFRHSKKLAAYAGLVPSTYSSGGKTFHGKIIKQGNKWLRWAFVEAVAPAIASDPQLRAQYEHLKIKGINKARVAIARKLLTIAFQILRDQRAYEPRGTATMEGASTISRLS, translated from the coding sequence ATGACTGCCTCTTATGAATACCATATCGGGGTCGACTACCACAAATCCTACAGCCACCTGGTGGTTCAGGACAGCAGCGGCAAGACGCTGAGATCCGGCCGGGTGAAGAACGACCGACAGTCGCTGGGCGGGTTTCTCGAACGCTATCGGGAGAACTCGCATGCGGTTGTCGAGGCGACGCGCAACTGGATGGTGATGTACGACTGGCTCGACGACATTTGTGATGATGTCGTTCTCGCCCATCCGCTGAAGGTCAAAGCGATCGCCGACGCCAAGATCAAGACCGACAAGATCGACGCGACGGTGCTGGCACATCTGCTCAGAGCCGATCTGGTACCCGAAGCCTGGGCGCCAAGCGAGAGATCGCGGGACCTTCGCGTCGCGCTACGCGAACGGATGTTTTACGTGCGGCTGCGCACGATGACGAAGAACCGCATCGTCACGGTGTTCGACCGCTATCCGGAGCAGACGGCGCAATTGAAGAAGCTTGGCGACCTGTTTGGCAAGGCCGGCCGCGTCCAGCTGGCGCAGGTCAACGTCTCGGAGATCGACCGCATCCAGATCGATCGCGGTCTCGCCTTCATCGGCGACATCGACATGCGGATCAAACAGTCGGAAGCGACGATCCGGGCGATGACCAAGGCCAATGCCAACGTCAAGCTGTTGAAGACGATCCCCGGCATCGGCGAGTTCTTCGCCCGGCTGATCGATGCGGAGATCGACGACATATCGCGGTTCCGCCACTCGAAGAAGCTTGCCGCCTATGCCGGGCTTGTGCCGTCGACCTATTCCTCCGGCGGCAAGACCTTCCACGGCAAGATCATCAAGCAGGGCAACAAGTGGCTGCGCTGGGCCTTTGTCGAAGCCGTCGCTCCTGCCATCGCCAGCGATCCACAGCTGCGCGCCCAATACGAGCATCTGAAGATCAAAGGAATAAACAAGGCGCGGGTTGCCATCGCGCGCAAGCTTCTGACGATCGCCTTCCAGATCCTGCGTGACCAGCGCGCCTACGAGCCGCGCGGCACCGCCACCATGGAAGGCGCGTCGACGATATCCCGGTTGTCCTGA
- a CDS encoding carboxymuconolactone decarboxylase family protein has protein sequence MQPRFNFAKAAPDAYKAIVALEQYVQSSGLERRFIHLIKLRASQINGCAYCVDMHVKEARHDGLSEQWINLMCVWRESPVYDARERALLGWVDAVTNIAKSGAPDADYETLKAHFSEEEMTKITVAIGAINIWNRLAVGFRSQHPIDAAVKAA, from the coding sequence ATGCAACCGCGTTTCAACTTCGCCAAAGCCGCCCCCGATGCCTACAAGGCGATCGTCGCACTCGAGCAGTACGTCCAGTCCTCCGGATTGGAGCGCCGCTTCATCCACCTGATCAAGCTGCGCGCCTCGCAGATCAATGGCTGCGCCTATTGCGTCGACATGCATGTGAAGGAAGCCCGTCATGATGGGTTGAGCGAGCAGTGGATCAACCTGATGTGTGTCTGGCGGGAATCACCTGTTTATGACGCCCGCGAACGGGCGCTGCTCGGCTGGGTCGACGCCGTGACGAACATTGCCAAGTCAGGCGCGCCGGATGCCGATTACGAGACGCTGAAGGCGCATTTCTCCGAGGAGGAAATGACGAAGATCACCGTAGCGATCGGCGCGATCAATATCTGGAACCGTCTTGCCGTCGGCTTCCGCTCGCAGCATCCGATCGATGCGGCAGTCAAGGCAGCTTGA
- a CDS encoding ISAzo13 family transposase, producing the protein MIDIAAIKARFETLAPYLDERARRLLAATEARAAGRGGVTAVSAATGVARSTIGRGLTELRTADARLERRVRRPGGGRRPKIETEPGLLAALEELVQSAIRGDPEAALLWVSRSQRHLAGALAQRGFTASQKLVGRLLRKLGFSLQANKKTLEGASHPDRDTQFEHINEKIKQFQAAGQAAISVDTKKKELVGDFKNGGRELRPKGGPEPVRVHDFKIPELGKVAPYGVYDITNNSGWVNVGIDHDTAAFAVESIRRWWNVLGKSRYPGSTGLLITADCGGSNGARVRLWKRELQSFANETGLAITVAHHPPGTSKWNRIEHRLFAFITQNWRGKPLVSHEVIVQLIGATTTANGLDVQCCLDENDYPKAIKITDAEMNAINIDRDPFHGEWNYTISPTSVVSDSAIAESVADDR; encoded by the coding sequence ATGATTGATATCGCGGCGATCAAAGCTCGCTTTGAGACGCTTGCGCCTTATCTCGATGAGCGGGCACGGCGTTTGTTGGCGGCAACCGAGGCTCGCGCGGCGGGCCGGGGTGGAGTGACGGCGGTTTCGGCGGCGACCGGCGTTGCGCGCAGTACGATCGGGCGCGGTCTTACGGAGTTGCGGACCGCAGATGCACGACTGGAACGCCGGGTTCGGCGGCCGGGCGGCGGCCGCAGGCCAAAGATCGAGACTGAGCCGGGCCTCTTGGCTGCACTTGAAGAATTGGTTCAATCGGCGATCCGTGGCGACCCTGAAGCAGCATTGTTGTGGGTGAGCAGAAGCCAGCGCCACCTTGCCGGCGCATTGGCACAACGCGGCTTTACGGCCAGCCAGAAGTTGGTTGGTCGGCTGCTGCGCAAGCTTGGCTTCAGCCTCCAGGCCAACAAGAAGACCTTGGAGGGGGCGTCTCATCCTGACCGCGACACCCAGTTCGAACACATCAACGAGAAGATCAAGCAGTTCCAGGCGGCCGGCCAGGCCGCCATTTCGGTCGACACAAAGAAAAAGGAGCTGGTTGGCGATTTCAAGAACGGCGGGCGTGAGCTGCGTCCCAAAGGCGGCCCCGAACCCGTGCGCGTTCACGACTTCAAGATACCCGAACTCGGCAAGGTCGCACCTTACGGCGTCTACGACATCACCAACAACTCGGGTTGGGTGAATGTCGGCATCGATCATGACACCGCCGCCTTTGCCGTAGAGAGCATTCGACGGTGGTGGAATGTCTTGGGAAAGAGCCGCTATCCTGGTTCAACCGGTCTACTCATTACCGCCGATTGCGGTGGCAGCAACGGGGCCCGTGTGCGACTGTGGAAGCGCGAGCTTCAATCATTCGCCAATGAAACTGGGTTAGCTATCACGGTCGCTCACCACCCGCCGGGGACCAGCAAATGGAACCGCATAGAACACCGGCTATTTGCATTCATCACACAGAATTGGCGCGGCAAGCCCCTCGTCAGTCATGAGGTCATCGTTCAACTGATCGGGGCCACGACGACGGCCAACGGGCTCGACGTTCAATGTTGCCTCGACGAAAATGACTATCCCAAGGCCATCAAGATCACCGATGCTGAAATGAATGCAATCAATATTGATCGTGATCCCTTCCACGGTGAGTGGAACTACACGATTTCGCCCACCTCCGTTGTGTCCGATAGCGCTATCGCCGAGAGTGTTGCCGATGATCGATGA
- a CDS encoding transposase, translating into MVCSVSGPKRAYWMVHTVFDLSRLKLCSVEVTDRREAERLSRGVRAGELRIADRAHAKATDLATVVKAGADFLVRAPSSYPRLLDGDGHLLDRLALCREAGDKGVLDRSVRIQDGKSKIEVAARVVILPLPPEAAAKARRAARRLAAKARYKPSDAGIEMAGYLVLLTSLAADDWPPERLASTYRLRWQIELAFKRMKSLIGLESLRAKDADLARLWINIALLAALLAEDDLPALDPEAPDSLPLAA; encoded by the coding sequence ATCGTTTGTTCCGTCTCAGGCCCTAAGCGGGCCTACTGGATGGTGCATACGGTGTTCGACCTTTCACGGCTGAAGCTCTGTTCGGTTGAAGTCACCGATCGTCGTGAAGCCGAACGGCTGTCGCGCGGCGTCAGGGCCGGCGAGCTTCGGATCGCCGACCGTGCCCATGCCAAGGCGACCGATCTGGCTACAGTGGTCAAGGCTGGGGCTGATTTTCTGGTCCGCGCCCCTTCCAGCTATCCGCGCTTGCTGGATGGCGACGGCCACCTGCTGGATCGCTTGGCGCTCTGCCGCGAAGCGGGCGACAAGGGTGTGCTTGATCGGTCCGTGAGGATCCAGGACGGCAAGTCCAAGATCGAGGTGGCGGCACGGGTGGTGATCTTACCTTTACCGCCTGAGGCCGCCGCAAAAGCCAGGCGAGCGGCACGCCGGTTGGCGGCCAAGGCGCGATACAAGCCTAGCGATGCCGGCATCGAGATGGCCGGCTACCTGGTGCTGCTGACTTCGCTCGCAGCCGACGACTGGCCGCCGGAGCGGCTCGCCTCGACCTATCGGCTGCGATGGCAGATCGAACTGGCCTTCAAACGCATGAAGTCGTTGATCGGTTTGGAAAGCCTGCGCGCCAAGGACGCTGACCTGGCCCGCTTGTGGATCAACATCGCCTTGCTCGCCGCGCTGCTGGCCGAAGACGACCTGCCGGCCCTCGATCCCGAGGCGCCGGACTCTCTCCCCCTGGCGGCTTGA
- a CDS encoding YitT family protein: MTQLINALGGFWNASATRHAPIEDVQGIFSGSLVAALGLYVLASAGLLTGSTAGVAFLLHYAFGVNFGLAFFLLNLPFFWLSWKRLGMGFTIKTFIAIGLTSVLADVQSRFFSISSIHPAWAALLGGLLLGFGVLALYRHRASLGGVGILGVYVQERFGIRAGLVQLAIDLCVLAAAFLVTTPPVVFYSVLGAVVLNLFVAINHRADRYIAL, from the coding sequence ATGACACAGCTCATCAATGCCCTTGGCGGCTTCTGGAATGCCAGCGCCACGCGCCATGCCCCGATCGAAGACGTGCAGGGCATATTCTCCGGCAGCCTCGTCGCCGCCCTCGGCCTCTACGTGCTCGCCAGCGCCGGCCTTCTCACCGGCAGCACCGCCGGCGTGGCTTTCCTTCTGCATTATGCCTTCGGCGTCAATTTCGGCCTTGCCTTCTTCCTGCTCAACCTGCCGTTCTTCTGGCTGTCGTGGAAGCGTCTCGGCATGGGTTTCACGATCAAGACCTTCATCGCCATCGGCCTGACCTCGGTGCTTGCCGATGTGCAGTCGCGCTTCTTCTCCATTTCCAGCATCCATCCGGCCTGGGCGGCCCTTCTCGGCGGCCTGCTGCTCGGCTTCGGCGTGCTGGCGCTTTATCGCCATCGCGCCAGCCTTGGCGGCGTCGGCATTCTCGGCGTCTATGTTCAGGAGCGTTTCGGCATCCGCGCCGGCCTCGTCCAGCTCGCCATCGATCTGTGCGTGCTCGCCGCCGCCTTCCTCGTCACCACGCCGCCGGTCGTCTTCTATTCCGTGCTCGGCGCCGTCGTCCTCAACCTCTTCGTCGCCATCAATCACCGTGCCGACCGCTACATCGCGCTCTAA